The following are from one region of the Treponema denticola genome:
- a CDS encoding TlpA disulfide reductase family protein has protein sequence MKKLHFYVLTAIFAGILFASCTKTEAHGDKEAEKPLTAKELAATAAESNILKASKNRLTFSTKDLDGNTVTSDIFENYDVTLVNIWGTFCGPCKTELPHLEAAYKAYADKKVNVIGITADLPQDDAETLALAKEIWKDAGCTFKALVTVDSFLPMYEQLAGFPTSFMVDKKGQLIPGTLHLGSLSKEGFEKLFDKALKAVN, from the coding sequence ATGAAGAAGTTACATTTTTATGTACTAACCGCAATCTTTGCGGGTATTTTATTTGCTTCATGCACAAAAACCGAAGCACATGGAGATAAAGAGGCAGAAAAGCCTTTAACCGCAAAAGAACTTGCAGCAACAGCAGCAGAATCAAACATTTTAAAAGCTAGCAAAAACCGCCTTACATTTTCAACAAAGGATCTTGACGGGAATACGGTTACCAGCGACATTTTTGAAAACTACGATGTTACATTGGTAAATATTTGGGGAACATTTTGCGGTCCATGCAAAACCGAATTACCTCATTTGGAAGCCGCTTACAAAGCTTATGCCGATAAAAAAGTAAACGTTATTGGTATTACGGCCGACCTCCCTCAAGACGATGCAGAAACTCTGGCCTTGGCCAAAGAAATATGGAAGGATGCAGGATGTACCTTTAAGGCACTTGTAACCGTTGACAGCTTTCTGCCCATGTATGAGCAGCTTGCAGGTTTTCCTACAAGCTTTATGGTAGATAAAAAAGGACAACTTATTCCCGGAACCCTTCACCTTGGAAGTTTAAGTAAGGAAGGTTTTGAAAAACTTTTTGATAAAGCCCTAAAAGCTGTCAACTAA
- the cobS gene encoding adenosylcobinamide-GDP ribazoletransferase gives MKGFILALQFFTRIPININIDFNEKNIKRAFYFLPLIGGLIACIVLLPIYFIPQKYIAMSRFISLLLYLFLTGSIHLDGVGDTIDGFFSARKKEKILEIMQDPRIGTYGTIGLNVFLLLRYINYSTIMPDAGLLILAGIISRLSGLAVVVFSKPAKDTGLGLLFHKSASKFSFFFWLVLVCFLSLFTPEIAVFSKMQGTFILTERLKYLLLPLTAFILTFIVIRISYKKIGGTTGDVNGLIVELTELAVLSTSFFINVHL, from the coding sequence ATGAAAGGTTTTATTTTAGCCTTGCAGTTTTTTACCCGCATCCCCATCAACATAAACATAGACTTTAACGAAAAAAACATTAAAAGAGCTTTTTATTTTTTACCTCTTATAGGAGGACTTATTGCATGTATTGTTCTTCTTCCAATCTATTTTATCCCGCAAAAATATATTGCAATGTCGAGATTTATAAGTTTGCTCCTCTATTTATTTTTAACAGGCAGCATTCACCTTGACGGAGTCGGAGACACTATAGACGGTTTTTTTTCTGCAAGAAAAAAAGAAAAAATATTGGAAATTATGCAGGATCCGAGAATAGGAACATACGGAACAATAGGGCTTAATGTCTTTTTGCTTCTTAGGTACATAAACTATTCTACCATAATGCCTGATGCAGGCCTGCTCATATTAGCCGGAATAATTTCGAGGCTTTCAGGTTTGGCAGTTGTAGTTTTTTCAAAACCTGCAAAGGATACGGGCCTTGGCCTGCTCTTCCATAAGTCGGCATCAAAGTTTAGTTTTTTCTTTTGGCTGGTCCTCGTATGTTTCCTTTCCCTTTTTACGCCTGAGATAGCCGTTTTTTCAAAAATGCAAGGAACTTTTATTTTAACAGAACGATTAAAATATTTACTTCTTCCCTTAACCGCATTTATTCTAACATTTATAGTAATAAGAATTTCATATAAAAAAATAGGCGGCACCACAGGAGATGTAAACGGCCTCATTGTCGAATTAACGGAACTGGCAGTTTTAAGCACAAGTTTTTTTATAAACGTCCATTTATAA
- the cobU gene encoding bifunctional adenosylcobinamide kinase/adenosylcobinamide-phosphate guanylyltransferase — MITLITGGSRSGKSAYAEKLLDGIDDVVYIATAKIYDEEMQERVKKHIKRRNPKWRTYEGFLNLEKAVNGQKHYLLDCITNLISRILFQITGEKEKPSEEDIQKTIETSLTQIKNLILEIKKINGSLILVTNEVGSSIVPMHPVSRAFSDIQGIVNAKIAELADEVVLCVCGLPIKIKDGASI; from the coding sequence ATGATAACACTTATAACAGGCGGATCGAGGAGCGGAAAATCGGCCTATGCCGAAAAACTTTTAGACGGAATAGATGATGTTGTCTATATAGCGACTGCCAAAATCTATGATGAAGAAATGCAGGAAAGAGTAAAAAAACATATTAAAAGACGCAACCCAAAGTGGCGTACCTATGAAGGCTTTTTAAACTTAGAAAAAGCCGTCAACGGACAAAAACACTATTTACTTGACTGCATAACAAATTTAATTTCTCGAATTCTTTTTCAAATAACAGGAGAAAAAGAAAAGCCCAGCGAAGAGGACATTCAAAAAACAATAGAAACTTCATTAACTCAAATTAAGAATCTTATTTTAGAAATAAAAAAAATAAACGGCTCTTTAATTCTTGTAACCAATGAAGTAGGTTCTTCTATTGTACCTATGCATCCCGTATCAAGAGCTTTTTCTGATATTCAAGGAATAGTAAATGCAAAAATCGCCGAACTTGCAGATGAGGTTGTTCTCTGCGTTTGCGGCCTACCCATAAAAATAAAAGACGGAGCATCAATATGA
- a CDS encoding sensor histidine kinase: MKNKFFIFIHYFLIASSLIQISVTGDRITGIQFLLYLCFIILFNLRLFYIDRKTFLFFALCLTDWALCFFLHITGLTIPFLLFLIPLIDGFYYNSKPYTYILGIIGLAVCIFSLKNFDMGIIINYTALFILSGGVLEYFKLNQNKIISSQNKIEELNIQRDELLNSIHDLEIYNESIEDLMTLKERNRISREIHDSVGHGLSTMIIQLNVLYAAAKNNNNDLPQKILDLNAFAKKNLEEVRFALRELKPVDYNKYEIIILVHNLIGEFKKMTNINVQFTFSKDIWSLNEKQSHAVYKAVQEFLSNSAKYSNASKITIHFSYTEASLIVTMKDNGDGCTDIKKGIGLKAIEERVKETDGTVYYESLPAVKGFFMRLAFFKNKAL; encoded by the coding sequence ATGAAAAATAAGTTTTTTATTTTTATCCATTATTTTTTAATAGCATCAAGTCTCATCCAAATAAGTGTAACCGGAGATAGGATTACAGGAATTCAGTTTTTATTATATCTTTGTTTTATTATATTATTTAATCTTAGGCTCTTTTATATAGATAGAAAAACTTTTCTTTTTTTTGCTCTTTGTTTAACCGATTGGGCTCTTTGTTTTTTTCTACATATTACGGGTCTTACAATTCCCTTCCTCTTATTTTTAATTCCCTTGATAGACGGTTTTTATTATAATTCAAAGCCGTATACCTACATATTGGGAATAATAGGACTTGCAGTCTGTATATTTTCACTAAAAAATTTTGATATGGGAATAATCATAAACTATACGGCTCTTTTTATTTTAAGCGGAGGAGTTTTAGAATATTTTAAGCTAAATCAAAATAAAATTATTTCTTCCCAAAACAAAATAGAAGAATTAAATATTCAAAGAGACGAGCTTTTAAATTCCATTCATGATTTGGAAATCTACAATGAGTCGATAGAAGACCTTATGACCTTAAAAGAAAGAAACCGCATCTCCAGAGAAATACATGACAGCGTAGGGCACGGACTTTCTACAATGATTATTCAGCTAAATGTACTCTATGCTGCTGCAAAGAACAACAACAATGATTTACCTCAAAAAATTTTAGATTTAAACGCCTTTGCTAAAAAAAATTTAGAAGAAGTAAGGTTTGCCTTGAGAGAATTAAAACCGGTAGATTATAATAAATATGAAATAATAATCCTAGTCCACAATCTGATAGGGGAATTTAAAAAAATGACAAATATCAATGTACAGTTTACTTTTTCCAAAGATATTTGGAGTTTAAACGAAAAACAAAGCCATGCAGTATATAAGGCTGTTCAGGAATTTCTATCCAATTCTGCAAAGTACAGCAATGCTTCAAAAATTACGATTCACTTTTCTTATACCGAAGCATCTTTAATAGTTACTATGAAGGACAATGGAGACGGCTGTACCGACATCAAAAAAGGAATAGGCTTAAAAGCTATCGAAGAAAGAGTAAAAGAGACGGACGGAACGGTTTATTATGAAAGTCTCCCTGCCGTAAAAGGCTTTTTTATGCGTTTGGCATTTTTTAAAAATAAGGCTCTTTAA
- the cbiE gene encoding precorrin-6y C5,15-methyltransferase (decarboxylating) subunit CbiE, protein MPLTVAGAGPGNIELLTQEAIRAIKDADIVAGFERIASDVRPIRNDVKTLKGISEILDLPIETKKVLVLASGDPCFFGITEFIKNKNIKIEKVITGISSMQYFMAKIQKQWQALPFYSFHGREVDFTEMHSKESFFILTDKTNNPGTISARLKEEGFKGRLFVGYNLSYPDESIEEYTIGDKIIVKSFLNTVLVQNEKY, encoded by the coding sequence ATGCCTTTAACGGTCGCCGGGGCAGGACCCGGAAATATAGAACTTTTAACCCAAGAAGCTATACGTGCAATCAAAGATGCGGATATAGTTGCAGGCTTTGAGCGTATAGCTTCCGATGTCAGGCCGATAAGAAATGACGTAAAAACTCTAAAGGGAATTTCAGAAATTCTTGATCTTCCTATAGAAACAAAAAAAGTTTTAGTTCTTGCCTCAGGCGACCCCTGTTTTTTCGGAATTACCGAGTTTATCAAAAATAAAAATATAAAAATAGAAAAAGTAATAACCGGCATATCTTCAATGCAATATTTTATGGCAAAAATTCAAAAACAGTGGCAAGCCCTGCCCTTCTATTCCTTTCACGGAAGAGAGGTGGATTTTACGGAAATGCACAGCAAAGAAAGCTTTTTTATTCTTACCGATAAGACAAACAATCCCGGCACAATTTCGGCAAGGCTAAAAGAAGAAGGCTTTAAAGGAAGGCTTTTTGTAGGCTATAATCTTTCATATCCGGATGAATCGATTGAAGAATATACCATAGGAGATAAAATTATAGTAAAATCTTTTTTAAATACGGTATTGGTTCAAAATGAAAAATATTAA
- a CDS encoding ABC transporter permease, producing MKAFLKITLIAIKDNFITFILVYLCLPIFFVGYNGFLQKDRFKAETNEKTISVFLDDEDKTFLSEQLISTLNSSSLKDFIQIEDETNAKYKIKIPKGYQTAVEENKEFDILIIGKEKSSASITFLSNIIKNISSSINGNYKMAKAITASGQSKELMDKYLNIQKEAAKPIGKTFMHPALHSMSSYEVYAISISIFLFFMFVMEILNPTYKKKAAGLTLRINSMPKKAAYIFNAQIISLALKVFVAITIYLLIFRLLRISFMGNPILLLIYAASFSLVTGCIACSLVSINKQELVYTIVIIIFFVFGVLGTVLFSIPNENKIAKLFLKCNVSQIITNPLRNIVVENSFGGMIGSLLIMLTFGAVFYTLGLLMASFKKTKI from the coding sequence ATGAAAGCATTTTTAAAAATTACGCTTATAGCGATAAAAGATAACTTTATTACCTTTATTTTAGTCTACCTCTGTCTTCCGATTTTTTTTGTAGGCTATAACGGTTTTTTACAAAAAGATAGATTTAAAGCTGAAACTAATGAAAAGACCATTTCCGTTTTTTTAGATGATGAAGATAAGACTTTCTTATCGGAACAACTAATCAGTACTTTAAATTCAAGCTCTTTAAAAGATTTTATACAAATTGAAGATGAAACAAATGCCAAATATAAAATCAAAATTCCTAAAGGTTACCAAACCGCAGTTGAAGAAAACAAAGAGTTTGATATTTTAATTATCGGTAAAGAGAAGTCTTCTGCATCAATTACTTTTTTATCGAATATAATTAAAAACATAAGCAGTTCCATTAACGGGAATTATAAAATGGCTAAGGCGATTACAGCTTCCGGACAATCTAAAGAGCTTATGGATAAGTATCTTAATATTCAAAAAGAAGCGGCTAAACCTATAGGAAAAACTTTTATGCATCCCGCCCTGCATAGTATGTCAAGTTATGAAGTCTATGCAATATCCATAAGCATCTTTTTATTTTTTATGTTTGTTATGGAAATCCTTAATCCCACATATAAGAAAAAAGCTGCCGGTCTTACCCTGCGTATTAACTCGATGCCTAAAAAGGCTGCTTATATCTTTAATGCCCAAATAATAAGTCTGGCCTTAAAAGTATTTGTTGCTATAACAATTTATCTTTTAATCTTTAGATTGTTAAGAATTTCTTTTATGGGTAACCCCATTCTTCTTCTTATATACGCTGCAAGTTTTTCCCTTGTAACCGGATGTATTGCATGTTCATTAGTAAGTATTAACAAACAAGAACTTGTATACACAATAGTTATAATCATATTTTTTGTATTTGGAGTTTTGGGAACAGTTCTCTTTTCAATTCCAAATGAAAACAAAATTGCAAAACTATTTTTAAAATGTAACGTTTCACAAATTATAACAAACCCTCTTAGGAATATTGTTGTAGAAAATTCTTTTGGAGGAATGATAGGCAGTTTGCTCATAATGCTCACCTTTGGTGCAGTATTTTATACTCTGGGTTTACTGATGGCAAGTTTTAAAAAAACAAAAATTTAA
- a CDS encoding CD1871A family CXXC motif-containing protein: MKKKIAAILVIILALSFTLIGIYRGEVAVVLKKAVNICMECIGIG; the protein is encoded by the coding sequence ATGAAAAAGAAAATAGCGGCAATACTTGTTATTATTTTAGCATTAAGCTTTACCCTTATAGGAATATACCGCGGAGAAGTTGCTGTAGTTCTCAAAAAGGCTGTAAATATATGTATGGAGTGTATAGGAATTGGCTAA
- a CDS encoding 4Fe-4S binding protein: MAKQNKQKTLNKKRHAIQALGMLAIDGNLIGFLKGQIYKGPMKKVCMPVLNCYSCPGALFGCPIGSIQATIGSSKFNFAFYVVGLLSLFAIAAGRLFCGYICPFGLFQDLLDKIPLKKIKVPQRVNKVLKYLKYFILVFFVFVLPFALQDKYGMSDPYFCKYICPSGILFGAIPLISMNKALTASLGALFGLKFTVLAIITMLSMIFYRPFCRYLCPLGAFLGMFNPISLYRLKINGKCIKCRKCERTCKLDIPTYKTPNSPECIRCGECIKACPVKAIEHSFLFTEKNTNMKLNIKKE; encoded by the coding sequence TTGGCTAAACAAAACAAACAAAAAACACTGAATAAAAAACGCCATGCAATTCAAGCATTAGGAATGTTGGCAATAGACGGAAACCTTATAGGCTTTTTAAAGGGGCAAATTTATAAGGGCCCTATGAAAAAAGTCTGTATGCCTGTTTTAAACTGTTATTCATGCCCGGGAGCTTTATTCGGATGCCCTATCGGCTCGATACAGGCAACCATTGGGAGCAGCAAATTTAACTTTGCTTTTTATGTAGTAGGTCTATTGTCGCTATTCGCAATAGCCGCAGGAAGACTCTTTTGCGGCTATATTTGCCCTTTCGGACTTTTCCAAGACCTGTTGGATAAGATTCCCTTAAAAAAAATTAAGGTTCCGCAAAGAGTAAACAAGGTTTTAAAATATCTAAAATACTTTATCCTTGTATTTTTTGTATTTGTTCTCCCCTTTGCCTTGCAGGACAAATACGGAATGAGCGACCCTTACTTTTGTAAATATATCTGCCCGTCAGGCATCCTATTCGGAGCAATTCCGCTTATCTCGATGAACAAAGCTCTCACGGCTTCCTTAGGAGCCTTATTCGGCCTAAAATTTACGGTTTTAGCAATCATCACAATGCTTTCAATGATTTTTTACAGGCCCTTTTGCCGCTATTTATGTCCCCTCGGAGCCTTTTTAGGAATGTTCAATCCTATAAGCCTCTACCGTTTAAAAATAAACGGCAAGTGTATAAAATGCCGAAAATGCGAAAGAACCTGTAAGCTGGATATCCCGACATATAAGACCCCAAACAGCCCTGAATGTATAAGATGCGGAGAATGCATCAAGGCTTGTCCCGTAAAAGCTATCGAGCACAGCTTTCTTTTTACGGAAAAAAATACAAATATGAAGTTAAACATAAAAAAAGAATAA
- the cbiT gene encoding precorrin-6Y C5,15-methyltransferase (decarboxylating) subunit CbiT translates to MKNIKDSEFIRGEVPMTKFNIRSLSIAHLQIEKGDKFLDIGGGTGSVSVEAALQGAEVSTVEFDKTAYALIKENSEKFGVKINLILGKAPEALFSSEYKDLQFDKCFIGGSGGELKNIFDYLESHLKKGGIICANFILIKNLNEFLELLPKYGYTEIEADLIQTASMGRAGLFKGENPIYIVRAYKS, encoded by the coding sequence ATGAAAAATATTAAAGATTCGGAATTTATCAGAGGCGAGGTGCCGATGACCAAATTCAACATACGAAGCCTGTCTATCGCTCATCTTCAAATAGAAAAAGGAGATAAGTTTTTGGATATCGGCGGAGGCACGGGTTCCGTTTCGGTTGAGGCGGCCTTGCAGGGAGCAGAAGTTTCAACAGTTGAATTCGATAAAACGGCTTACGCACTCATAAAAGAAAACTCAGAAAAATTTGGAGTTAAAATAAATCTTATTTTAGGGAAAGCACCCGAAGCTCTTTTTTCCAGCGAATATAAGGACTTACAGTTCGATAAGTGTTTTATAGGCGGAAGCGGCGGCGAGTTAAAAAATATTTTTGATTATCTGGAAAGCCATTTAAAAAAAGGCGGGATAATTTGCGCTAATTTTATTCTTATAAAAAATTTAAACGAATTTTTAGAACTCCTCCCAAAATACGGATATACCGAAATTGAGGCCGATCTTATTCAAACCGCATCAATGGGAAGGGCCGGTCTTTTTAAGGGAGAAAATCCCATCTACATTGTAAGGGCTTATAAAAGCTAA
- a CDS encoding histidine phosphatase family protein: protein MKIVLIRHGITVTNKKKVFSFDDSPLAEEAYPMLDALKPKLKDFSSFKVYSSPFKRALQTAEYLGLKNIQTDKRLQEYNFGIFKGLTFEEAQTKYPIEAKSWIENNDSSAPPEGETSFEHFKRTSDFLEEAALKGENIIIVTHYGTITMALAWALDNFSLRNKFAPKNSTISILEVFLSDNKDKITYKGIEVFNGV, encoded by the coding sequence ATGAAAATAGTTTTAATAAGACACGGAATCACTGTAACAAACAAAAAAAAAGTTTTTAGTTTTGATGACAGCCCCTTGGCAGAAGAAGCCTATCCCATGCTTGACGCTTTAAAACCAAAACTAAAGGATTTTTCTTCTTTTAAAGTTTATTCAAGCCCCTTCAAAAGAGCCTTACAAACAGCCGAGTACTTAGGCTTAAAAAACATTCAAACCGATAAGAGACTCCAAGAATATAACTTCGGTATTTTTAAGGGCTTAACATTTGAAGAAGCTCAAACAAAATATCCTATTGAAGCAAAAAGCTGGATTGAAAACAATGACAGCTCAGCCCCGCCTGAAGGCGAAACCTCCTTTGAGCATTTTAAGAGAACTTCCGACTTTTTAGAAGAAGCAGCCTTAAAAGGCGAAAACATAATCATCGTAACTCACTACGGCACAATAACTATGGCTCTCGCATGGGCCTTGGATAATTTTTCTTTAAGAAATAAATTTGCTCCTAAAAATTCTACAATCAGCATCTTAGAAGTTTTTTTATCGGATAACAAAGATAAAATCACTTATAAAGGTATTGAAGTTTTTAATGGGGTTTAA
- a CDS encoding D-alanine--D-alanine ligase family protein, with translation MNIAIIYGGKSSEHEVSLQSASSIIRTIDKKHKLHLIGISKNGAWYLHGDEERERIIKNEKAVLKIKKDEAKRVTVIPGGGAKKGLKAGDEFLPTDAVFAVLHGRFGEDGTIQGLFEMADLPYVGGDVMSTSISMDKEKTKMIWDYSGLPIVPYIAIKRQDWDDPEKKKAILARAEKDLEYPLFIKPCRAGSSVGAGMVKNRNELLEQAEESFLWDNKILVEACIEAREVECSVTGNTKTVAYIPGEIIPTHKFYDYEAKYTDPNGAELKIPADLNETQRKTIRETAIKAYEALDLSGLSRVDFFIDKRTGKIYLNEVNTIPGFTSISMFPKMCGASGLPYNELIMHLIELAIDRFKTDRKLKTCRQS, from the coding sequence ATGAATATAGCAATCATTTATGGCGGAAAGTCAAGCGAGCATGAGGTTTCCCTACAGTCGGCATCATCGATTATAAGGACAATAGATAAAAAACACAAACTTCACCTAATAGGTATTTCTAAAAACGGAGCATGGTATTTACATGGAGATGAAGAAAGAGAAAGGATTATAAAAAATGAAAAGGCCGTTTTAAAAATAAAAAAAGATGAGGCAAAGCGAGTAACCGTAATTCCCGGAGGCGGCGCAAAAAAAGGTTTAAAAGCAGGAGACGAGTTTTTACCGACTGATGCGGTCTTTGCCGTTTTACACGGAAGATTCGGAGAAGACGGCACAATTCAAGGTCTTTTTGAAATGGCCGACCTACCCTATGTAGGGGGCGATGTAATGTCCACAAGCATCTCGATGGATAAGGAAAAAACCAAGATGATTTGGGATTATTCGGGCCTTCCCATTGTACCCTATATAGCAATCAAAAGGCAGGACTGGGATGATCCTGAAAAGAAAAAAGCAATCTTAGCAAGGGCCGAAAAGGACTTGGAATATCCTCTCTTTATAAAACCGTGCAGGGCCGGAAGCTCGGTAGGCGCCGGAATGGTAAAAAACAGAAACGAACTTTTAGAGCAGGCAGAAGAATCTTTTTTATGGGATAATAAAATTTTAGTCGAAGCATGTATTGAGGCCAGAGAAGTAGAATGTTCGGTTACGGGAAACACAAAAACTGTTGCCTACATTCCGGGAGAAATAATTCCCACCCATAAATTTTATGACTACGAAGCAAAATACACGGATCCAAACGGAGCCGAATTAAAGATTCCGGCCGATTTAAATGAAACTCAAAGAAAGACAATCAGAGAAACCGCTATCAAGGCCTATGAAGCATTGGATCTATCAGGCCTTTCTCGCGTGGATTTTTTTATCGACAAAAGAACCGGCAAGATATACTTAAACGAGGTAAACACTATTCCGGGCTTTACATCGATTTCAATGTTTCCCAAAATGTGCGGAGCTTCAGGTCTTCCATATAACGAGCTTATAATGCACTTAATAGAGCTTGCAATAGATAGATTTAAGACAGACAGAAAACTCAAAACCTGCCGTCAATCTTAA
- a CDS encoding ABC transporter permease, whose protein sequence is MKEFVGLCLAQLKRISKNITNASMLIIFPFAMIILIFVIRFVLDPKDTDDSEAKKTDYTVQMGEVNYFVDDTGDLWKNFFAGSESTVHPENREEELAKVKEKLATGKIPGLIIIPKDFSEKISKNEKPELEILKTEESIILDNRVQALNLSINAYLMDNFIKSSGLAENGENLLNNNINIVFKTPNNKNIISLGLKIMTLVVLYMIIFGSTAIVTDLIKFRETKMLARAIISPNSEFKMVGSFLLAFVFIQVVVNMIVFISATIIFKLEITGLPLIFLAVVSTSFFALSIAILIARIFKKESQLALASNITSLLTIVLFFLAIISVMPFVSIPPVFKNISMFSPLYWLLEMLDKEKLFPNILIVWAMTAAIFTAGSWKIKEFNNEIN, encoded by the coding sequence ATGAAGGAATTCGTAGGTTTATGTTTAGCACAGCTAAAAAGAATATCAAAAAATATAACAAATGCCAGTATGTTGATTATTTTCCCTTTTGCGATGATAATTCTTATTTTTGTAATAAGATTTGTTCTTGATCCGAAAGATACCGATGATTCGGAAGCTAAAAAGACCGATTATACCGTTCAAATGGGTGAGGTAAACTATTTTGTCGATGATACGGGAGATTTATGGAAAAACTTTTTTGCCGGTTCCGAATCTACAGTTCATCCTGAAAATAGAGAAGAGGAATTAGCAAAGGTTAAGGAAAAACTTGCAACCGGAAAAATACCCGGTCTTATAATTATACCCAAAGATTTTTCCGAAAAAATTTCAAAAAATGAAAAACCGGAACTTGAAATTTTAAAAACGGAAGAAAGCATTATTCTTGACAATAGAGTCCAAGCACTCAATTTAAGTATAAATGCTTATCTCATGGATAATTTTATTAAAAGTTCGGGTCTAGCCGAAAATGGAGAAAACCTTTTAAACAACAATATAAATATTGTATTTAAAACACCGAACAATAAAAATATTATAAGTTTAGGCTTAAAGATAATGACCTTAGTTGTACTGTATATGATTATTTTCGGCTCAACAGCGATTGTAACCGACTTAATAAAATTTAGGGAAACAAAGATGTTGGCACGTGCAATAATAAGCCCAAACTCCGAATTTAAAATGGTGGGAAGCTTTTTATTAGCCTTTGTCTTTATTCAAGTGGTAGTAAATATGATAGTCTTTATTTCTGCAACAATAATATTTAAATTAGAAATTACGGGACTTCCATTGATATTCTTAGCCGTGGTTTCAACAAGTTTTTTTGCTCTATCCATAGCTATTTTAATAGCGAGAATTTTTAAAAAAGAATCTCAACTGGCTCTTGCTTCGAATATAACAAGCCTTCTTACAATAGTTTTATTTTTCCTTGCTATTATTTCTGTAATGCCCTTTGTTTCAATCCCGCCTGTGTTTAAAAATATTTCAATGTTTTCACCCCTATATTGGCTGTTGGAAATGCTGGATAAAGAAAAACTTTTTCCAAACATATTGATAGTCTGGGCGATGACTGCCGCTATTTTTACAGCCGGAAGCTGGAAAATAAAAGAGTTTAACAACGAAATAAATTAA
- a CDS encoding ABC transporter ATP-binding protein codes for MKILEVKDVSKKYGKKQVLSGVSFDIEEGDIFGLIGPNGAGKSTLINIITGILDPLNGEVLIGGHSIKKKPIEAKKLIGLVPQELALSEDISAIDNLNFFASLYGLSGKKLKEAVNEALEVVGLTEKKKEKVKKFSGGMKRRLNLAAAIMHKPRLLILDEPTVGIDPQSRNNIFEYLRKVNSQDKTTILYTSHYMEEVEELCKNIFVIDEGREIAYGSLNSVKEKANGTVTIEIKADNINEDLIEKISLLDGALNVGKEGNTLNILYERSKVNLDELIKILQTSGAVIKAIQINELNLGEVFLQLTGKKLRE; via the coding sequence ATGAAAATATTGGAAGTTAAGGATGTATCAAAAAAATACGGAAAAAAACAGGTACTTTCCGGCGTTTCTTTTGATATTGAAGAAGGCGATATCTTCGGTTTAATCGGACCTAACGGAGCCGGAAAATCCACCCTGATAAATATAATAACCGGAATATTGGATCCGCTAAACGGTGAGGTGCTTATAGGCGGGCACAGTATCAAAAAAAAGCCGATAGAAGCAAAGAAACTCATAGGCCTCGTACCTCAAGAACTAGCCTTATCGGAGGATATATCGGCAATCGACAACCTCAATTTTTTTGCAAGCCTATACGGCCTTTCAGGAAAAAAATTAAAAGAAGCTGTAAATGAGGCCTTGGAAGTGGTCGGCTTAACCGAAAAGAAAAAAGAAAAAGTGAAAAAATTTTCAGGCGGTATGAAAAGAAGGCTCAACCTTGCTGCAGCCATTATGCACAAGCCCCGTCTTTTAATTTTAGATGAGCCCACGGTAGGCATTGACCCTCAGTCAAGGAACAATATCTTTGAATATCTGCGCAAGGTAAATTCGCAAGATAAAACTACAATTCTTTATACATCCCACTATATGGAAGAGGTCGAAGAACTTTGCAAAAATATCTTTGTAATCGATGAAGGAAGAGAGATCGCCTACGGCTCCCTTAATTCCGTAAAGGAAAAGGCCAACGGAACAGTAACCATCGAAATAAAGGCAGACAACATAAATGAAGACCTAATAGAAAAAATCAGCCTTTTAGATGGGGCCTTAAATGTAGGAAAAGAAGGAAATACCTTGAATATCCTTTATGAACGAAGCAAGGTCAATCTTGATGAGCTTATTAAAATTTTGCAAACATCCGGAGCCGTAATCAAGGCCATACAAATAAATGAGCTGAATTTAGGCGAGGTATTTTTACAGCTTACAGGAAAAAAATTACGTGAGTAG